The genomic interval GTTTCATAAAGTCTTCCGAGGTTATAATAGGGATAGAAGTAGGTCGCATAACGGTCTGCTTCTTTTGCTCTGGAGAACCAGGGGATTGCTTTATCAAATTTTTTTTGTTCCATCAGGTATATTCCTATATCATTATAAGGATTACCGAAGCCCGGATCGATTCGAATGGCTTTCTTGCATAATTTGATAGAAGTTGCATATTTGCCAATTAAGGAAAATGTCCAACCCATGAAAGTATAAGATTCCGCAGTAGGCTTGAATTTTATACTGAGCCTGTAGAAATGTACGGCTTCCTTTATTTTGCCTGCTCTTTGCATTTTATAGGCTTCAATAAATGCTTCACGGGCAGGCCTATTATCAGCAAATACTACTAAATAAGGAGATTCCATATAGTATAAGACCTATGCAAGAAGCTTTTTTTTTACAAAAAATTAAAAAAGCATTAGAAAAATGATACAAAAGGTATAGATGGTTTTACTTAAAAAAGTCTTTACAGGGATCTTGTTTGTCATCATGAGAAAATATGAATTCGATTCTTATGTTTATCATCCTGAGTTTAGGACTTGGATTATTTGCTTCCCAGGTTCATAGTCCCTTATTTTTTAAATTACGTTATATCGATTATATATTGAGCTTACTCGGAGCTATCGGGCTTATTTTCCTGATACTTAAATACCGCCATCGAATGAAGAAGAATTGGATTCATCAATTTATTCTATATACTCTTGTATGCCTGAATGTTTCTATAGTTATCTATACTTCTTTCATAAAGCTTCGGTTTTATTATCAAAAACAAATTGTATGGAAAACCGGAAAAGAAACCTTACAGAGATACGGACGTCATATTATTCTTGGATATACCGATGAGAAAGAAATAGAAATGCTTATTAAAAACGTGGGAATACGAGGAGTTTTCTTAAGTCCTAAAAATGTAAGAAATAAATCCAGGACTGAACTCAAGCAAATGATACAAAATTGGAAAACTATTTACTGTAGGGAGAGTGGAGGAGAGGAATTAATTGTTACGGCTGATATGGAAGGAGGAATGGTCTCAAGGCTCAGTCCTCCATTAAGATATTACCAAACTCCGGGAGAAGTATACACTAAAGAAGGGATAGAAGGAGTTAAGAAATACGCTGGAAGGAAAGCAAGAGACTTGAAAGACATAGGTATTAATATGAATTTATCTCCGGTTGTGGATCTACAAAAGAAACCTTCTAATGCAAATGTAGATTTACATACCCAGATCTGGAAGCGGGCTATTTCGAAAGATCCGGTTCTGGTTGAAAAAGTGGCCGGGGCTTACATCGAAGCTATGCTAAAAGAAGGAGTTTTTCCTGTGATTAAGCATTTTCCGGGATTGGCCCGTATTCATAAGGATACACATTTTTTTACAGCTGAAATAAAGGATGCGCTCAAAGTACTGGGGCAAACAGATTGGCTACCCTTTTGGAAATTGCCCAAAAAATATAATACGGGAATTATGTTAGGATTCGTTAAAATACAGGCTCTGGATAAGAATCTGGCTTCTCCTTTTTCTTCAAAGGTGATTTCCTTTTTAAGACAGGAGGCTGCACCTTCCCATATTTTATTAAGTGATGATTTCAGTATGGGCCCTGCCTTTTACCATGAAAAAAATATAGGTGAGCTGGGGTTTCTTTCTCTTAGAGCCGGTCTGGATTTACTTTTGATTAGTTATGATCACCGTTTATATTATCCGATGATATATACCTTACTGAAAAAAGGACAGAGGGGGGAAGCATCTCAATTTGTGGAAAGTGAAAATCGATTGAAAAAGCAGTTTTCCGGAAGGCAATGTAATTGACAGGTATAGATTTTATTGCAATAAATGTTGAATGAAAAGAAGAAATATACAGTTTTATAGTTTTTTAATTATCTTATCCAGTTTTATTTCCTGTATAGATAGTATTCGGTATTCCGGAATTAAAAAGGAACTTTCCCTCGAATCGGTAGATACGGCTTACTGCCAGAAAGATGAAGAACTTGGCTATGTATCGTATATCATCCGTTCTGAAATAGGTTCTTCGAGCTGGGCAGAGTTTCACAAACCTCTTCTTGCCTCTAATTCTCAGAACGATAAAGACAGGAGTTTGAGAGTTTTAAAGGCCAGGGCCATTTTAGCAAAATGTGCTGTTTTATTATTCGAAGCGATACCAACAGGTTCGGCCAGGGATATAAGCTCTATTATCAACCTTGAATCAGCTCTGAAAGATATCGATATGAGTGTTTCCTATAAAAACCTGGAAACAGCTAAAGATTGGCTCAAAGACCGGGTGGAAGAACCGGATAGGGCTATAGAACTGAGCTTACTTCTGGATCCTATTGATATTCTGTCCTGCCGGGCTGAATCCAAAGATAAAGTCGAGTCCTGTGTTCAGGAAGATGTCTTGACCACAAGCAAAATTATCCTACTGAATGAAAAGAAGATGAGGGAAAGGCATCTTGAGGGAGAGCACACAGCTTCGGAATCCTCATTAAAACAGCTCTGTTCGGCTAATTTCACTTTACCGGAACCCAAGAGCCCTGCTACGGAAATCTTCTCTGTTGAATCCGGAAAGGAATACAAAGGTTTTTTACAGAAAAATGCAATAGATCCTCTAAGTCCGAAAGCTGTTCGTTTCTATGCAATTTTTCTGGCATTAAAAGATAGTGCCTATTATATGCAATCCGGTTCCATTAGAACCTGGGTAATTGATAGGGAAGGTGATATTCAAAAACGACTCAATGAAAAATTTCCGGAATATAGCTCCAATCTGAAAATCCGGGAATTGCAACAGGAAGGAGCTGCTTTAGAGCAATATATACGGGCTTTTCGGTATGAAAAGGATTTTTATTATAAATATAAGTATCTCTTCAGGGCTATGGAGCATATAGGTTTTGATCCGGAAAAAAAAGTAAAAGAATTGACTGATATCCATAAACTTTTAAAAAAAGCCAGACCGGCTTCCCTTTCGGACGCTTATAAGGAACTGATAAAGAATTGGGATTCGGAAGAATTTAAGAAAACCACTTTAAAAGCAATGAAAAAAAAGCCGAGTTTAGAAGAATTTATGGACTTGATCCGGAAGCAGGATGGAATGATGATAGAAGCTATACAGCTCTATTATTCAAAAACCCGAAAAAATAGTCCAATCTGGACGGAAATTTGCAAAAAATAAAAAAACAAGAAAATGAAAAAAATTAGGTCAGTGTCCCAAAAAAATATTTGATTCATATGCTCGAAAAAAACAAAAGATATTTTAAGGTATCAACTTCGCCTGTGCCTCCGGATTTTTCCGGAGAAAGGCGTAAAATACTGTTTTTTTATAGCAGAAGCTTATAAGAAAATTTTGAATAAATAAATAAAGTGCCGGAGGATAACTATATGGCAGACATGGAAAAAATTAAGGCTATAATCGTTGAGCAGCTTGGTGTTGATGAATCTGAAGTAACACCGGAAGCACATTTTATCGATGATTTAGGTGCAGACTCCCTTGATACAGTAGAGCTTGTAATGGCTCTTGAAGAAGAGTTTGGAATTGAAATTTCTGATGAAGATGCAGAAAAAATCCAAACTGTAGGAGACGTAGCTAAATTTATTGATAAGCTGAAAGCTTAATTTTTTACGTATCCTTACCGGGTTCGGGCTTTGCCCGGATCTGGTTCTTAGGTAGCTTTTGAAAAAAATTAAACCAACTAAGCAACAACTTCCGCCTATTCCCCTTCAAAGACATCAAGAATTAACCAGGTTACAGGAAAAGCTGGGAATATACTTTAAAGATATTCAGATACTTAATACAGCCTTTATACATAGTTCTTATACTAACGAATCAAAATACAATTTTGAGCATAATGAGCGTCTGGAGTTTCTCGGAGATTCTGTCTTAGCTCTTATCGTAAATGAATACCTGTACAACAGGTTTTTGGAATACCCGGAGGGGAAGCTGGCTCGTTTAAAAGGGAAGCTGGTTTCTGAAGATTCTCTTGCCAAAATTGAAGAAAGTTTAAATTTACATCCTTTTTTACTTCTGGGGAAGGGAGAAAAGGAGCAGGGTGGTGCAAAGCGAAAGAGCATTCGAGCTAATCTGGTCGAGGCAGTGTTGGGAGCCATTTTTTTGGATAAGGGTTTACGTGTAGCGAGGCAGTTTATTCTGAGTTTTATCAAACCCATGACAGAAAAATTGGAGAAAGATAATATTTTTTTTGATTATAAGACTACTTTTCAGGAATATTGCCAGAAACAATTTAAAGAAATTCCTGTTTATGAGGTTCTTTCTAAAAGTGGGCCGGATCATGATAATACATTTACGGTTGCGCTCTATTTAAATGGAAATTTACAGGCTAAAGGGGTTGGAAAAAGTAAGAAAGAAGCAGAAAGAGATGCAGCTAAAAAAGCTTTATTAACATTAAAACAATAAAATACGTCTGGTAATAATATGGTAGATTTTTTTCGAAAAGCAAAGAAAATGCGGGTGAGGGTGGCCGGCATTATAGAAAATGAGAATGGGGAAATTCTTTTTATTCAACAAAAGAAAAAGAATAAGGAGTATTGGCTTCTTCCGGGCGGTGGAATTGAGTTTGGTGAATCGGCAGAAGAAGCCCTGGCCAGAGAATTAAAAGAAGAATTGAATCTGGATACGAATGATTCCAAATTTCTCTTCTTTAGTGAAAGTATCGATCCAAATGGAAAAAAACACCTGATTCAAATTGTTTTTTATGTCAGGGTAGAGAGTTATAAAGCTGAGATAAAAGACAAGGCTCTGGTTGATTTTGCTTTTCTTTCTCATGATAAAATCCTGACACTCGAAATTCGTCCGGCTATTACCGAGTTTTTTGAAGAAATCGAGGGAAAGCGGATCGAAACACTTGTAATACCTGATTCTTTACGCTTTTTGAAAAGCAGATGGTTGGCTGATTAATGTTTTTATCTGAAGAGAGGGTTCAATTTCCTGGAACTAATTATTATGTAAAGCTGTACCGGGATTATTCCGGTCTGGCTTCTGAGCTGAATACCTATGCAAAAGCTTCTCGTTATATCATTTTAACAGAAAAAAAAATAGCCGGACTCTACGGAAAAGAAGTTTCCTTGCAGCTTGATACTCTTAAAATTCCCTATGAATTTATCTACATTAAGGGTGGAGAAAAAAATAAGCATATTGATAGGTTGAAAGAAGTTTACAATTCTCTAATAAAAAAACGAATAGATAGGAAAGCGGTTATTTTAGCTCTCGGTGGTGGGGTTGTGGGTGATTTTGCCGGATTTGTAGCTTCTACCTTCCTTCGTGGAATACGCTTTGTTCAACTTCCAACAACTCTTCTCGCCTGTGTGGATTCTTCTGTGGGTGGAAAAGTGGCCGTTAATGTCGATAGTGGAAAAAATATGGTGGGAGCTTTTCATCAACCGGTTCTCGTTTATGCAGCATTACATACTCTTTATACCCTTCCTTTAAAAGAATGGCGTTGCGGTCTGGCAGAAGTTATGAAGCATTCTTTGTTAAGTGATAGAAGTTTTTTTGAAAGAGTTTTACCTTTTCGCTTATCTGAACTTTCTCAGCATTCTGTACTTATTCAGTATTTTATTACCCGCTCGGTTCAGTTCAAGGCCTCAGTGGTAGCAGAAGATGAAAAAGAAACCGGCAGAAGAGCTATATTAAATCTCGGTCATACTACAGGTCATGCTATTGAATCCTATACTTCCTATAAAAAATACTCTCATGGAGAAGCGGTTGCAATAGGACTTATAACAGCCCTTTTACTTTCCGGGGAGATGTATTCTTTTCCTGAAAATGATTTACACAAAGTTCTGGAGTTCATGAGGAATTCTGATTTTCCAACCTATTCAAAGATTCAGGCTTCAAAACTAACAGAACACATGCTGCATGATAAAAAAACAGATGCAGAAGGGATTAAATTTGTTCTTTTAAAGTCTGTAGGAGAAGTGGAGTTTGGAGTGCCTATAAGAAAAGATCAGATTGTTTCTGCCTGGAAAAAGCAAAAGAAAGTATAAAAAAAGGATTTATTTATACTTTTTTTACTTGACCGGAATACCTTCCGTTTTAATCTGTCTTTGCAACGGCTTTGTAGCTCAGTCGGTAGAGCAGAGGACTGAAAATCCTTGTGTCGGGAGTTCGATTCTCCCCGAAGCCAATGCAACCCCTTCTTATATTCGCATGGAATATACTTCCTAAGCCTTTTTTTCACAACAGATTAAGATCCTCAAGTTTTTACAATTGATATAAGTTATAAGTATGCTTGACTTTTCTTTGTAGATACTAAATTATATTAAAAATATTTTTATTTACAAAAATCTATATTTATCGGTCGAATGTAAAAACAGGCATAAATACTAAATGTATATTTAGTAAGAGGGGTTGGACATGGAAAACAAAAAGGAAAAAGTAACATTAGGTAGAATTGCATCTTATCTTCTTACTAAGAACCCATACCTTAGCAGATCAGAACTATCCAAGCTTGTTTTCCTGTTGGATTATAATTATTGTAAACGCAATAATGAAACATTTACTGGGATTAATTGGGAATTTAACCAATTTGGGCCTTTTACCCATGATACTGAGAAAGCTTTTCTTAAAGAAAACTATGGGGAGAGTCTTCAATCAGTAACTGCTTTTGGTGCTCCTGTAACACGATATAAAGTAAACGTTCCTGTTGAGGAACTTCCTGGAGAGATTCAAGAAATTCTCGATCACTTTCTAGCTATTCATAAAGCGATGAACTATAATGAATTTATCAAATTTGTTTATAATACATATCCGGTAAAGAACTCAAAAAAAGGTCAATATCTTAATATTCCTGAATTGGTAGAGAAAGAACTGGATGAGGAGGTAGAAGAAGTATGGGAGGACATTATAGAAAATTTTGATGATGTTATGGTAGAGCTTGCTAAATGATAGAAATTCCAACTATCAGACAGGTTATAAAACAACATCAAAAATCTATAGATAGATATGGAGGAGGGCCATTAATCCTTGATGAAAATAAAATAGAGTCTGCATTGAAATCTATGTATGACCCTTCTTTAGGTGTTCCTGAAGTTTGTGCAAAGATTTCTTTCAGGATCATTTCCAATCATCCATTTCAGGATGGAAACAAACGTACAGCTTTATTTACTCTCTTATTAATGCTAAAAAAAAATGGCCATAAATACAATGGAAGAAAAAAAGACTTAGAAGAAATCATTAAAAAACTGGCAGATGGAAAAGAAACGGAAGAGGGCTACATGGCCTTTATTTTTCACCATACAGAAAAACTTTAATCGAATCAGAGTTGAAGTTAAAAGGTTTTCTGACTCCATACCTGTGAGAAATCTTTTTTTGGGGATTATCTTTTTTTTGGGATTGATGTTTGCTTTTTCAAATGAAGCTCATCCAATCTATCCTCAGGGAGAGTTTAAAACCGATAGTTATCATCAATTCTGGTTCTTGTATCAGTCTGAAAAAAGAGAAGGTCAAAAAGAATTCATTTTTAGACCTTTTTATAGCCGGTATTCTGAATCTATAAGCGGTTATTCTTATACTACTTCTCTATACCCGGTTTATGCAAAACAAGAAACTCCTCACTGGGCAAAATGGAGTTTCCTTTTTATTTTTGATGGAAACTATGTAAAGCATCCGGATTATGGAGAGGACAGAGATACTACTTTCGGTCCGTTTTATCGCTCCGGAAAGGGTGATACGGACAGAGAAAACTATACGGCCATATTTCCATTCTATGGTAAAATAAAATCGGCTTTTAGCTGGTCGGAGGTAGGTTTTGTTTTATGGCCGATTTATACGTACTGGTCCCATAAAGATTTTAAAGCTCATTCAGTTTTATGGCCTTTTACCGTTTACGGAAAAGGTCTCGTCAGAAAAGAATATCGTATCTTTCCCTTTTATTCCTATAAATCTCATACAGGTAAATATAGGAGAAGTTCCATACTCTGGCCTTTTTATCAATCCGGAGAAATGAATCTCGATAAAAAAGAACCCTATTCCTATAGGCTATATTTTCCCTTTTATGGATACAAATCGTCTCTGTATGGTAATATGAAAAGTTATACCCTTCTTTATTTACCTTTTGCATTATTTGCTTATGGTTATGATAAGAGGGTAAATTCAGTAGAATACAGATTTTTATTCGGCTTTTTTCAGTTCGGTCGTTCAAATGATAAAGATTATCATAAACTTATCTTCTTTCCCTTTTATGGCTATTCTCATTTTGCCAGTAAAGAATCCACTTTTATTACTCCGTTTTATTTTCGAATGAAATCGGACACATATCACATGAAATCTGATTATCTATTTTTAGTTCCTTTTTATATTCGCTCTTTAAAACACTATATTAAAGAAGACAGGAGAGAGAATTATTACAAACTCTGGCCTTTATTTCGGTATCATAAGGATTCAGAAGGAAATCTTTTCTGGAATACTTTAACTTTGTTTCCTATCAAGTCTATTCATCTGGAGAGAATCTGGGATCCAATATTTTCAATAGTAGAATATTCTAAATATATTAACGGTGAAAAAAGGCTATCCCTTTTGGTTAGACTTTATACGCAGAGGTGGTCGAAGGAAGAATTTCATTTATATATACCTTTACTACTGGACTTCTCTATTAAAGAGGAAAATAAAAACTGGGAAGTTTTATACGGTCTAATCGGGTATGAAAGAAAAGGAGAAGGAAAAAAGTTTAAACTTTTCTGGTTTTTGGAGCTATGAAATTTTTTATAAAATTATTACAGGAATCTATATATGGTGCAGGTTATACGATTATTTTACTTTACCATACTCTTTTACAATCTCCTTCTATTTTCTTTAAAAGAAATGAAATCCTTCATCAGATGTATGTTACCGGGATTAGCAGCTTTTTTGTAGTATCTATTGTAGCTGTTTTTACCGGTATGATTATGGCCTTAAATGCAGGACTCGGTTTAAAAGATTTTGGTGCGGAAGGACAAATTGGTTATTTATTGACAATTACTCTAACAAGAGAGATGTCTCCCTTTATGACAGCTTTAATACTGGCCGCTTCAGTAGGCTCTGCTCTGGCTGCTGAAATTGGAACCATGAAGGTGTCAGAAGAAATTGATGCTTTAGAGGTTATGTCTATAGATCCGGTTCGTTATCTTGTTTTTCCCAGGGTATTTGGTTTTTCGAGTGTTGTTCCGATACTCTGTGTATATTCCAGTATATTAGGAGTTTTAGGTGGTGCCGTTGTAGGACAGTTTCAATTGGGAGTAAATTATAAGGTATATTTTAATGATGTTATAAATCGTGTTTCTACAATTCCCGGCTTAAAAGATTTATGGGTAGGTTTGTTCAAAGGCTATGTATTCGGGATTATTGTATCAGTTGTTTCCTGTTCTCACGGACTCAGGGCTTCTAACGGAGCTATCGGTGTTGGACGGGCTACCCGTCAATCAGTAGTGACTTCATTTTTGTTGGTAATATTTTTTGGATATGTATTGACTGCAATTTTTTATAGGTAAAAAATATGGATAAAACAATAAAGCGTTTTTTTAAACGGTTTGAGAATGCTTATGTAGGGATTTTAACAAATCAAAGTGCCTATGGTTATAATCATCAGTATCATTTTCAACTGTACAGACAGCATCTGAATGTAAAAGTGTTATTTTTGCCGGAGCATGGATTATTTGCTGAATTGCAGGATCAGGTATCCGGAAGTAATTTACATTATCATTATGAAGGAATTAGTATTTCTAATCTGTATGGAGATACTGAGTCCTCTTTGTATGCAGATGAGACGGTTCTTTCCGGTCTGGATTATGTATTAATAGATATTAGAGATGTAGGAGCGAGATATTATACATTCCTGACAACAGCCTTATATATTATGAAAGCAATACACAGGCATAATAGAAAACGAAAAGGAAAAGCTGTGGAAATTCTAATAATAGATTCTCCTAATCCAATAGGTCGGAAAATTGAGGGGAGTCCGTTAAAAGTTGCTTATGAGTCTTTTGTTGGAGTGGAAGGGGTCTTGCATAGACATGGACTCAGTCCGGCAGAACTTTTATCTTATTACAATTATCGCTTTAAATTACGCTTGAATTTGCATATTCTTCCGGTTGGAACCATTTATCCTAAGAAAATGAAAGTTTCCGATTGGATTTCTCCCTCTCCTAATATACCTTCACGCCAAACCTGTTACGTATATCCGGGTCAATGTTTATTAGAAGGAACGAATATATCCGAAGGAAGGGGAACGACAAGACCTTTTGAAATTTTTGGTGCTCCTTATATTAATATTGAAAACAGGAATCTATTGAAGCGATTGGCGGAACACAGTCACGGAACTTTTCAGTTACGTCCCTTATTATTTATTCCCACTTTTCATAAACACGCAAATGAAATCTGTGGTGGTTTTCAACTTATGCTGGAAGATAAAAAAAGGTTTCACAGTCTTTTATTTACTTTGCACTTTTTGCGTTGTATACAGGAAGAATATCTCTCAAATTTTTCTTATAGAGAAGGAGTATATGAGTTTTGCTCTAATCGAAAAGCTATTGAAATTTTAGTAGGAGATGAATACCTGCTTGAATATCTGGATGGGAAAAGAGAATATAAGGAAATCGAAGAATATTTAAAAGAGTCAGAAAACTACTGGAAGCATATCGCGGAAGACTATTATTTATATTAAAGGAAAATAATTTATGAAATTTATATATTCTATAATTATATTATTTCTATTTATCTCTTGCTTTGGAACCCATTCTTCTCAAGAAGAAGATAAAAAAACTTTGCCTATGAAAAGAAATCAAAAAAAAGAATTCTTTGCAAAAGAAGGGGAAAAAGTCAGGCTTCGAGGAATTCTTCGATTTGTAGGAAATGAACCTTTCGCTTCTCTTGTAATTCAAGATGAGATGAATCAATATTTTACCATAAAAAAAGGAAAATACTATAGCCAGTTATTGAACCTTCAAAGTAAAACTATTAAGCTGGAAGGAATTTATTATCAAAATCCAGGAAAGCTAATACAGGCAAGTGGTAGTGTTGAAGTGATTCAATTTGAAGAAGAAAAATAACTGTGCAGTTTTTCTACTAAAAAAAGAATGGATGTAATCATTGGAGGAAAGCTTTGTCAATTACGCATATTCGAATCAGAGGGGCTCGCGAACATAATTTAAAAAATATCAACCTGGATATTCCGAGAGACAAGTTGGTTGTGATTACGGGTCTTTCCGGTTCAGGGAAGTCTTCTCTTGCCTTCGACACGATTTATGCAGAAGGTCAAAGACGATATGTAGAGAGTCTTTCCAGTTATGCAAGACAGTTTTTAGGTCAAATGGATAAACCCGATCTTGATTTAATTGAGGGTTTAAGTCCGGCTATTTCAATAGAACAAAAAACCACCCACAGAAACCCGCGTTCTACAGTAGGGACTGTAACGGAAATATACGATTATCTTCGTTTGCTTTTTGCCAGGACAGGAAAGCCACATTGTCCTATATGCTTTGCTTCTATAGAGCCCATGTCTACCGACGAAATTATAGATAGAATTATGCAATTACCGAAAGATTCAAGATTAATGGTACTTGCTCCTGTAGTTCGGGATAAAAAAGGGGA from Leptospiraceae bacterium carries:
- a CDS encoding glycoside hydrolase family 3 protein, with protein sequence MNSILMFIILSLGLGLFASQVHSPLFFKLRYIDYILSLLGAIGLIFLILKYRHRMKKNWIHQFILYTLVCLNVSIVIYTSFIKLRFYYQKQIVWKTGKETLQRYGRHIILGYTDEKEIEMLIKNVGIRGVFLSPKNVRNKSRTELKQMIQNWKTIYCRESGGEELIVTADMEGGMVSRLSPPLRYYQTPGEVYTKEGIEGVKKYAGRKARDLKDIGINMNLSPVVDLQKKPSNANVDLHTQIWKRAISKDPVLVEKVAGAYIEAMLKEGVFPVIKHFPGLARIHKDTHFFTAEIKDALKVLGQTDWLPFWKLPKKYNTGIMLGFVKIQALDKNLASPFSSKVISFLRQEAAPSHILLSDDFSMGPAFYHEKNIGELGFLSLRAGLDLLLISYDHRLYYPMIYTLLKKGQRGEASQFVESENRLKKQFSGRQCN
- the acpP gene encoding acyl carrier protein; the encoded protein is MADMEKIKAIIVEQLGVDESEVTPEAHFIDDLGADSLDTVELVMALEEEFGIEISDEDAEKIQTVGDVAKFIDKLKA
- the rnc gene encoding ribonuclease III, producing MKKIKPTKQQLPPIPLQRHQELTRLQEKLGIYFKDIQILNTAFIHSSYTNESKYNFEHNERLEFLGDSVLALIVNEYLYNRFLEYPEGKLARLKGKLVSEDSLAKIEESLNLHPFLLLGKGEKEQGGAKRKSIRANLVEAVLGAIFLDKGLRVARQFILSFIKPMTEKLEKDNIFFDYKTTFQEYCQKQFKEIPVYEVLSKSGPDHDNTFTVALYLNGNLQAKGVGKSKKEAERDAAKKALLTLKQ
- a CDS encoding NUDIX hydrolase, translating into MVDFFRKAKKMRVRVAGIIENENGEILFIQQKKKNKEYWLLPGGGIEFGESAEEALARELKEELNLDTNDSKFLFFSESIDPNGKKHLIQIVFYVRVESYKAEIKDKALVDFAFLSHDKILTLEIRPAITEFFEEIEGKRIETLVIPDSLRFLKSRWLAD
- the aroB gene encoding 3-dehydroquinate synthase, translating into MFLSEERVQFPGTNYYVKLYRDYSGLASELNTYAKASRYIILTEKKIAGLYGKEVSLQLDTLKIPYEFIYIKGGEKNKHIDRLKEVYNSLIKKRIDRKAVILALGGGVVGDFAGFVASTFLRGIRFVQLPTTLLACVDSSVGGKVAVNVDSGKNMVGAFHQPVLVYAALHTLYTLPLKEWRCGLAEVMKHSLLSDRSFFERVLPFRLSELSQHSVLIQYFITRSVQFKASVVAEDEKETGRRAILNLGHTTGHAIESYTSYKKYSHGEAVAIGLITALLLSGEMYSFPENDLHKVLEFMRNSDFPTYSKIQASKLTEHMLHDKKTDAEGIKFVLLKSVGEVEFGVPIRKDQIVSAWKKQKKV
- a CDS encoding SocA family protein, producing MENKKEKVTLGRIASYLLTKNPYLSRSELSKLVFLLDYNYCKRNNETFTGINWEFNQFGPFTHDTEKAFLKENYGESLQSVTAFGAPVTRYKVNVPVEELPGEIQEILDHFLAIHKAMNYNEFIKFVYNTYPVKNSKKGQYLNIPELVEKELDEEVEEVWEDIIENFDDVMVELAK
- a CDS encoding type II toxin-antitoxin system death-on-curing family toxin gives rise to the protein MIEIPTIRQVIKQHQKSIDRYGGGPLILDENKIESALKSMYDPSLGVPEVCAKISFRIISNHPFQDGNKRTALFTLLLMLKKNGHKYNGRKKDLEEIIKKLADGKETEEGYMAFIFHHTEKL
- a CDS encoding ABC transporter permease; the encoded protein is MKFFIKLLQESIYGAGYTIILLYHTLLQSPSIFFKRNEILHQMYVTGISSFFVVSIVAVFTGMIMALNAGLGLKDFGAEGQIGYLLTITLTREMSPFMTALILAASVGSALAAEIGTMKVSEEIDALEVMSIDPVRYLVFPRVFGFSSVVPILCVYSSILGVLGGAVVGQFQLGVNYKVYFNDVINRVSTIPGLKDLWVGLFKGYVFGIIVSVVSCSHGLRASNGAIGVGRATRQSVVTSFLLVIFFGYVLTAIFYR
- a CDS encoding DUF1343 domain-containing protein, with amino-acid sequence MDKTIKRFFKRFENAYVGILTNQSAYGYNHQYHFQLYRQHLNVKVLFLPEHGLFAELQDQVSGSNLHYHYEGISISNLYGDTESSLYADETVLSGLDYVLIDIRDVGARYYTFLTTALYIMKAIHRHNRKRKGKAVEILIIDSPNPIGRKIEGSPLKVAYESFVGVEGVLHRHGLSPAELLSYYNYRFKLRLNLHILPVGTIYPKKMKVSDWISPSPNIPSRQTCYVYPGQCLLEGTNISEGRGTTRPFEIFGAPYINIENRNLLKRLAEHSHGTFQLRPLLFIPTFHKHANEICGGFQLMLEDKKRFHSLLFTLHFLRCIQEEYLSNFSYREGVYEFCSNRKAIEILVGDEYLLEYLDGKREYKEIEEYLKESENYWKHIAEDYYLY